CTGATGTCATACTCACAACTAGTTTGActtaattttaaatgatttgaAAGCCCCTCTCTGTTTGCTTACTTTTCAGTTGGTATTCAGTACTTTTGTGCCCAGCCCTTGACATGAAAaagtttattaattattaatctgAATCACTTTTATGTCTGTATTCTGTAAATGTGAAATACACGATTATcacagctttttcttttctatttacaGAGTCATACTGGGCCCTCGTCAGGGGCTACAGCGTGCTATGCTCAAAGGGATTTTCCAAGGAGCGAAGGTGGTACGTGGCCCAGACTGGGAATGGGGCAATCAGGATGGTGAGCACTAGCCAGAATACCAAGTAGCCGGTCTTTGCCGTAGATGAAATTGTACAACATGGGCTGCCGTAAAGAAAGAcgtaaaacagaaaatatattttttgataagAGGTCTATGCAGACCTCCGTATGTATTTTCTTTGGTGGCATGGCTGTAGAAAGTTTTTGGCTTTGCAAACAAGAGAATAATCTTCCATGCGGAGACAGCAGAAATGTCGAGCGGAAAAACAGAAGCCCAAAAAGAGCCAAGCCAGATTTGTCTgccattttttgtgttattcccAAACAACTTGTAACGCCAGCTATATGTCTATTACGTTATTTATAAAGGGGTCCCAAACACGTGACAGCCCCAAATCATGCTTGCGACataaaggtatatatttatataacgggAACTACCATCCTTTAAATACACTGCAGTTATGGAGGGCATAACGCCGCGTAGAATGTGCAGGTTCATTTTGTCTGTTTTCTCCTATGACATTCCAATATCGTTGTTACCTTTCAGTTAAGAATGATGTATTGTTTGTTACTGAAATCTGTTGTAGGACTAGCATGTTCATCCtatgttctttctttgtttATAGGTGGTGAAGGCAAATTAGGTCGCGTTGTTGATATTCGCGGATGGGACGTTGAGACGGGCCGAAGTGTGGCTAGTGTGACATGGGCAGATGGGACCACAAACGTATACAGAGTTGGGCACAAGGGCAAAGTAGATCTGAAATCTATCACGGAGGCTTCTGGAGGCCATTATTACAGAGACCACTTACCCAAACTCGGTATGCCGGGGTTCAGCGGGGTCACTAGTCCAATGATACACAATGCAATCCAACAGCTTTAAAGTGACCACATAGAATTATATTCCTCCATCCATTCAGGGCCATTCCACTTGTCTTTAGGTAAACCAGCTGAAATCCAAAGGAAGGAGAGCTCAGAACGTCATCCCTTCCAGCATGGGGACAAAGTCAAATGCCTTCTGGATGTTGAAATTTTACGGGAGATGCAAGAAGGGCATGGGGGATGGaaccccaaaatggcagaggTAATGCCTGAACTTAAATGAATACCATTACATTGCATTTAATTACATTCTGCAGCGCTGTCTCAATTAAATACCAAAGTTACAATATAAATTCAACTTAAAAAAGCTGGGTTTTATGGTAATTTGAGATTATTCTTTTTACTAGTGTTCTtggttttccttttaattagTAGGACTAAATCTTTGTGTTGAGAGGGATTATGAAGGCATGTCTTGGCACCTTTTCGGGTTTATCTAAGTATGTTTTCTCCGCAGTTTATAGGTCAGACAGGAACAGTGCACAGGATCACAGAACGCGGTGATGTACGAGTTCAGTACAACAGTGAAACCCGTTGGACTTTTCATCCAGGAGCTTTAACAAAGGTAAAATGAATGGACGTCCCCATAAGGCCATGTGTGATGGCAGATATTTCGCGATATCTCATGCTTCATGATATAGTAGTGGTGTCTATAGCATTGATCCATCTGTTCTGTTCCGACCACCTCCTGTTAGCACCGAAGCAGAGGTCTTAAGGAACAGACCTTAATtttgggccggttagagggatATCTGTGATCTCCCAAACCCGTCCTGTTCCTCCGCCATGTACTAAGACTGGCGCTCTTGCTCCCTGGGCGCAGGGGCCATATGATTTGCCTCCCCTACTATTTGTATTTAAACAGTATTTTCATATGGTCTGTTATTCaacagttttcctttttttttttttttatatgtaagcaTGTAGAAGACAGAATGAGATCAGCCGACTggctatatttttcatataatgaAGCAGAAGACATAGTTATACAGTCCATACAATACACAgattaaaaagtgttttttaagtcattatctctatatatttatttcacggTATTCTACAGTCCATTCTGATGGCAAGTACAATGTACATATATGTGCCCACCAGTGGTGGATCTCATTTTGACCATTACAAAAGGTTTCAATACGCCTCtgtatatttgaaatatatttctggATTTCTGGCAAAGTAACAAATGTGTGAAAGTTCcgagattattatttatttatttttttaaacggcGCTTTCTTGACTTATCCATGAGTGTGTTTGACCTTGGTCTGTGTTCCCCGACCTCCAGCAGGTTCTGAATCATGTGTGCTTCAGATGAACGAGAGCGGCACGTTATCCTCCGCAAGCCTAGATCATAAACGAATGTCAGAAATGGACACATCAAAAGCTTTTGAGTTATCCATCGCTGCTAGCATTTTACATCAGTCATCTATCTTTTAGTCATACCTACTGGCATCTGTTTTCCCTACTAAAAATATCTGTCTGCCAACTAAAATGGTCCATCTGGCTTCTAAATAAATGTGTCCATACCTGAGTAATGTGATCCATATCATGTCTACTGCTTATTCCCTGCCTTAAAATTATCAGAATTTCAGAAACAAGCTTTCTAGGAtgaattgtgatttttttttttattttatttatttatttatttttttattattattattattttgttgcaccgaacaccaaaaaaaaaagcattctatttttctttcccttttagCACAACAGCATTTGGGTTGGTGATGTTGTGCGTGTGATGGATTGCATGGATACAGTGAAGAAGCTCCAGGTTGATCATGGGGAATGGACAGATGATATGGCCCCTGTGAGTGATTGCGGTTACGAGCCCTAACactaaaagacatttttttaacacaaccacgccaaatcaatatttggggACTCACTAATTCCAAATTTCTTTTGTCATGCTACCTTATATAACGATTTGATCTTTTGTACAATACCAGGAAACTAGAACTATCTAAGCGTAATTGTAAAAGTGGgaatttatttatgtaaaaaaaaaagtagtccGCCGTCAGGTGTTTTCTTGTATGTTGCTGAGATCTGATATGTATGAGCAAAATTGCCAGTCTGCTTTACTAGAACACATCAAAAGAGGACAGATTTTGTGAATGCTTTTAAGTGGTATATGGTAAGAAGTGTAACTCCAGGTCATAGGTGGACCCGTTAGCTAGAAACCATTACAAGATCCATAATGATAATTTATAATTTGCATAAAAGCTATGACCATGGAAGCAGGGTATGGACGAATCGTACAAGTCTCAGGACTGTGTACTGCTGGCTTGTGGAAGCCCCTTGGTAATGGTGGTCCCAGAAGGCTGTGTGCCAGGTGTCCTGGTTTGCAATATTGGGGGAAGAGATCCGTGTGCATATGACTTGCGTGTTTGGTGAGCTCTGTGGATTGATTCTTCATGTGATCTTTGGACAGGTTTCTCTGTTGAGTGTGACCTACATTTATTACATGCGACTTCACgttatctctctttttttttttttttatcgcgcCAGGCGCTGGGACAGATTGGCAAAGTGATCAAAGTATTCGGAGATGGAGACATGAGGGTGTCTGTTGGAGGCCAGTCGTGGACGTTTAACCCTGCCTGCCTCACAGCTTATCAGCAGGAAGAAGATGCAAACCTCATGACCACTGAAAATGCCAAGGAACCCAAAAGTGAGCGTAATAAAACTTAACAAACGGCCCATTCATTAGATTGGACTCAAGTCAAAAATCTGCTGAACGTGACTTTTAAACTTGGCTGAATTACTCCTGAAATCTGCAACGTTAAGCTGTACTGAGCCAGTAACTTGTACATATCAGTTCTGGGAGCTCAGGAGCATTTCAATTGTTCAgcacaaatatgcaatattaaatTGACTTTGTCAATACCAGACCCGTTTGTGATCAGCTTGTCTTCGGTTTTAGGTGCCAGTCTTTGTAAACTGCCCCCTAGGTGACCGCAAGATGAAAGAGTTTCCTCCTACGTATTTCTTTTATAGATGAAATGTTACAACATGTACCGTGATTTGTTAGAGCAAAATGGCTAGAATGAGAATGATTGCGTtgatgaaaaaaagaacaatccaTAAACTATTTTCATTAATGCAATCCTAATGTAAAGAACCCCCCTTTTATTTCTCTAATCACACCCATACCTTGGCTTCTTTATACATGATGGTCACACGCAAGGCAGCGatagcatttatttttctagaGCTATTTGGTTAATGGCCATGTGTATTTGACAATGTAAGTTAAaggtactttatatatatatatatatatatgttgtctATGAAAAGTAATTTCCTAAGATTTGCAAAAACCTATAAAGGAACAAGTTTGATCTGAAATAGTTACTGCTGTTTTTCGGCAGACTGTACAAGGAAATTTGCTCTTTACGCATAGTAATAAAACCATCTTTagagcaattaaaaaaagaaaattgtgttGTGTGGCCCACGTATCATGCGCTTTCTTCAACACAATTAATCTCAATGTACTTCGTCCTACTGTGGCTCTGGGCCAGCTTTCCCGACTATTTTTGATGCCGCTATGAGCTCTGTTGGTTAAATGTCTGCCTTTATATATAGGGCTCAGGGTGAAGCGGGAAGACTCGTAAATGAATATGCTATTTGCATTGGCAGGTGCTCTGGTTTCCATTTTAGAGAAGCTTCTTGCACAGAAGTCGGATTGTGAAAGCCCTAGCTCGTTGGTTATTGAAGCGGCCCATGGCAATGCCGCCAAAGTGAGAGAGATTCTTCAAAAACACCCCGACAAGGTACAGTCATTCCAAATTCATGATATGGAAGACCCTCGCCTTACTTTTCGAAGGGCCATGTTCACAATCTGTTCACCGCGGGGAACGTTTGATGGACCAGTATCGTCTTTACACGTTTTTTGCCGGACTTTTCAGAGAGTGGTTAGCTAAACCTTGGCTTGCGTCCAATATCTTTCCTCCCCATGAAGTTATCCTAACCAGAACCACAGCTGCTTAGCATCACACAGTCAGTCTCATTACATAAAACTTAAGCTTTTGAGTGCAATCCTGAATTATAATGCATTTACTAGTATCAAAAGTTAAGAAAAACTTAACGAAATGTCTACGTCATTATTGGCCGTGACTCCGTGCAGCTGGTATTCGGCAGAACCTACTGCCGGTCACAGGCTAATTTGCAAAGCTTCAAATGACAAATAATGAAACATGCCAGAGGTTAGCAGAAGGGTTATGTCTGACTTAAAAGTTCTGCTTGTAATTGATGCGTCCAATCAAACAAGTTGTCTGAATGTCGTGgctgttttatattttccatGGTAGGTGGATGTTAGAAATCAGGGCAGGACGGCTTTACAGGTGGCTGCCCACCTGGGATTCATAGAGGTGGTGAAGATCTTACTCCAAGCCAATGCAAACATTGACCTTAAGGATGACGAAGGGGACTCTGCTCTGCATTACGCCGCTTATGGGTGAGAACTGTTGGTGGTTAATGAAACCTGGTTCCTTGTTATGTCAAAGCAACATGAGCCTTATACTAAGACCCTTTTCTATAATAATGATGACGACGACCCAGAGTTCTCCAGTTGACATTCATCAGAACTGCTAAACTGTTTGACCAGTTTGTCCTGTTCGAATTTTCAGTAACCCTTATTTCAGCATCAGCATTCTGCCCCTATGTCCCTACCTAGGCAGATACCGAATCTGCCTTTATTTTCTGAAATGGCAAACTATATAGTGATTTATTTGGTGATCTATGTATACCCAGTGCAAGAAGAGATGCCATCAAGGGTTATAAGCCGAGATTCAGTGCACGGATCCCCATCACACTTGCCTCTTCAACGCATATCaaataattcacataaaaagttaTTGTCTCTACTGCTTAGCGAACAATGTCATTTATAACACACTCTGCGGAAGTAGCTATCATCATAAAACTTTACATAATTATTATGAAGGCAATACGCAACACgttttctttccatataaaaaataatatgtataaatactGCCTAATTGAATGGAAACATTGTAATGTGTACGTTACCATTTTCAACCTTTTTTTCCCAGGAACCAGGCTGCTGTAGTCAGGGTGCTGCTGGGAAAAGGAGCCGACACGGAGCTTCTTAATAACACCAAGTTCACCGCTCTTTACATAGCCGTCAACAAAGGGTTCACAGAGGTGGTGCAAGCCCTGTGCGTTCCCAACTCTAGCATCAACATCCAGGTGAGAAACGAAGGGAGGAACGGGAAGGATCTGATTTTTACTTTAGAAAGTTAGATATTCTGATACGTATCTGGGGGGTTTcccaatatatttataatggttATTTTGGGTAGTAGCTGGCTTTCAATCATTGTTACACATCATACTTGTAATGCTTTGTGCAAGCTTTATATAAAAGCCCACGTGGGATATTTTTATGGGCAGCCACCTCTATGACCAGTGACTAGAAATGCATTATATTGCGCTCATCATCAGCCCCCCAAAAAGCATAACCAGGATCTTGTGCCTCAAATAAACAAGTATGCCCTTAACCTAACTACAATGCTAAGGTCTCAGTTTATCAAAGCTTGACCTGAAACTTGGGTCTCAATGACCACACAGAATTAAAATGGGATGGGCATATTAATATCCTAAAtataaggtttgagttttttaTAGCAGACTAGATAAGCTGAATTATCAGTTTATATGTTCTGTATCGGTTGTTGGTGTTTGTATTTGTAAGTTATGGTGATTTGTCACATTGAAGCATCATTGATGTCTCCGTCATGTttcaccttctgaaaacccagTATGCATTTCAGTAACAGTAAATCCACGCTAAACTGGTGTTAAGGTAGACTTTTAAAGAGAGTTCTGTCTTTGTTTGTAGGACTCTCGTGGTGACACCGCTCTTCACTGCGCCATCACAGCCGATTTCAGAAGCATAATCGAGATCCTCACGGAAGTACCCAACATAGATTTTACTGTTCAGAATAACCAGGGATTCAACCTCCTGCACCACGCGGCGTTAAAGGGCAACGTCCTGTAAGTCAACCAGCATGAGAACGAAACCTTCTTTAAAGGTCGATAACCCATAGAATCCAAACATATATACTTTAtgaaaacatgtaaaacattatgtaatgtgtatatatatatatatatatatatatatatatatacacacacatatatatatatatatatatatatatatatatatatatatatatatatatatatatatatatatatatatatatatatatatatatatatatatatatatatatatatatatatacacacactagatACATGTAAACCTTATAGAATGTGAGATCCATGTTACAGCGTGCCAGGGACAGCTCTTTCAAATCattttcctgtcctgaagttctctcccgtCTCCTAACCTTTCAAAGGCTGTCTGATCTAttcaacagcaatcagcaacttaaccgTAAGATAActtactggggaggaataatcatgcaaatcctGAAAACAGGACGCTAAGAAACACTCTTCAtggtatatttattacataattaTGTGTTATGTGACTTTGTAAAGAAAATGCTGGCAATAGGAAAGAGTGACAGGTCTGCATTAATAATACTTGCAATGTATAGTAAGATGCGTGTGTTGGACGTCTATGATTGATCAGGTATCCATGGAGACCATACGGCGCAGTCCCTTTTTATACACCGCCGCTCTTTGTCAGTATCTGCTCTCCTGGTCCTCAGTGGAGATAAAATAGAGAAGTCACTAGAAATGATTTTCAGTATCCgagacacatttttatataattgcgATAAAAAAAACGAAATAACATCTCGTGCACTAAAACGTGTAATTTATACGCCACAAAGGAACACGcagctatatatacagtaaccagaaactcaccacacgcttagcCCTGATCATAGGGACCCAGCCTTTGGGAAAGCAAGTGGTGGCAACACACAACATCACCGGAGAGAAGTCTCTTGAGTTATTGTCTATGATTACTGGTTgggaatattaaccctttgacagCTAGATAAGCAACTCAGTGGAGTGAAGTTGTTGGTACAGAAAATAAGCTCCTCCGTTTGCCTGTTCTGGGTAAACGCTGTGCAAGCGATACACAATGCTTACGGGACAGTCATCAGATCCTGAGCCGTgctagtcatttacaacattagcaCCGTCTGCGACTTTAATAGTGAAAAccttattgtattattaatgaattgattaatttatataatgcaATCATGTTGCACGGTGCTTGTAACCAGTAGCCCAGAAACATGCTGGGGTTTATTGAGTGAATGGTGAGTTTTGGTGATATAATTTATCCACCGTGCACCATGTATGGAGTAAACCTCACTACGGCCTTGGTGACAGCTGGATCTTTATAATCGTTGGCCTTGGCCAGATTCAGAATAGAAGTGAGTTCTTAGAAGCTGCCTGGAATGTGGTTTATGATGTAAACAGTGTAAATTTTAACCCTGACATTGGTAATGTAAACAGTTACACTAATCCCCGTCGTACACATGAGtactgttttattatattacaggtAATATTCCCATGAAGGCTTATCCCACCCAGGACATGTACACTGACAGCTTGACCGTAGACGCATTAAATGCACAACAgaaaattttagttttttaacaTCTTAGAAAGCTCATTGTATATTACATCACCTAATGTGATGGGTTTCCTTTAACAAATAGGCCTCTCAAAATGTAAGCATTTGGTAGCAATTTTGTCGAGGCCACGTATAGAGATGACAGATACGTTTTAAATAAACATCAGGCCAGCGTATATGATTAAGGTGAACCGTTTTAAAGAGCTTAGGGCCAATTTGGGGAATCCTCCTGCATCAGGCATATGATCTATCAATAGGAAAAGCCTGGATCTGGCGCTCCCTACAACTTATTTCTTGTAACTTTTATCGTGATTCCTAACTGCATATTTCCGTATTAAAGAGACACTTATAAGAAATGTTCCGGGTTCTATGCCCCTTCTTCTGAAGTCATGGTTGATGTAGACGCCAGAGATATGCTGGAGACGGCTCAGACATGCAGACAAATAAATAGCTTCATTGTAAAAATCCAGTTCCTTGTCATCACATTTTCCACCGCGTGCTTTAAAAGCCTGATCACTGGCCATGTGCAGCAGCTGCCTTTGCTCACAAATACATTTCGTGattcgtttttcctttatttttcctttacgTTTCAGTTTTATAAGGCATATCCAGGTTGTCTCCCTTCTACGCTTTAATTCCTTTTAGCTCTATAGTTATCAAGTTGAAACGGAAGCAGCTCTGGTGCAAAATATTGAGCAATCATCATAGAaacctgtaaatatttttttgtctgttttgtctTCACAAATATGAATTCTGTATCAGTGACACTTGCAGCATATCATTATTTAAATCATATGTTATATTTGTGTGACCTAATGTCCCTAACAGGACCCCGTAGTAACTTTGATAACACATATTCAGGAGTGACAACGTGATTCTTTCACTGGCTAACGTTTTGGCAGGCGTTCCagtgggatttattcactaaactgtgggTTGTAGTCGAGTCGTGTTAAAGGATTAAATTATTGCATTACGTAGGGTTGGCTTGCAGAGGTTGCCCCTTTTTAATGCATAGCTTAGCCGATGTGGTGACGTCTCATCTCATAGAGCCTGGTGATTGTTTTGTATCCATGTAATATCTTGTAATTGCATTACTGCGTGATGATCTTCTCTTCAAGGGCTGTAAAAAAGATTCTGGAACGCGCACGTCAGCTGGTCGACTCCAAAAAGGAGGATGGATTCACGGCCCTCCATCTGGCTGCTCTCAACAACCACAGAGAAGTGGTGGAAATCTTAATTAAAGAGGTGATACATTATTACGTGTATTAAAACGCAGTCGCATTAAGTTATTAAGCAGAATTTCGTTTCAGACGAATGTGCTTCTGGATCTGCATCTGTCCGCACGATACCAGCTAACGGTTCGCTGTGTTTTTCCTCGGCGTAGGGTCGCTGTGACGTCAATCTCAGGAACAACAGAAATCAATCTCCCCTCCATCTGGCTGTGACCCAGGGCCACGTCAGCTTGGTGCATCTCCTCCTGACCGAAGACGCCGACGTGAATGCAGAGGATGAGGACGGAGACACGCCAATGCACGTCGTCATAACGCGTCAGCATCTGGAATCTATCGAGCTCGAGCAAGACGGGGATGGCTCGGCTCTGCTCGCTAAGGTAATGGAGGAGGACATAAGGATGGTCAACGTTAAACGTTCCCACTCTGTCGAGAGGGGAGCTGTCGCCTCCATGGGTCTAGAACAATTAAACTGCAACATAATCAACAGTTTAGAAAATGCGAGAGAAAtaatataatggggaggaaaaccTGAGAACGGGAAGGTGCGATGGTTGCTCCTGTGTGTGCACCGTTACTTAGGTTTGGTAATTGTCAtcaaatgtaaatgaatgcatgtattttatattttttatagggatgttattcattatataaaaaggaatacaatatgatatattgcttccttttaatatatttgaacCCAAATTGTTATTACCAGCCTGACTTATAATAAGAATGTGATTATAACACAATGGCTTTTATTTCCATtccgggatatatatatagattgcccttttttgatttaataaaactgctatatattaaagtattataTTTCCTTATATTTTGATTATACTCTGGTATGTTGTCGTTCTGTAGCTGCAGGCGTCTGGTTTGTTGGGGAACGTGGAGATGAATGCCGGTACCGCAATGGCCTGCTTTCTGGCACAATCGGGCGCTGATATCAACTATGCCAATCACCGTGGAAAGTCCCCGATGGATCTGATAAAAGATGGGAGGATAGCACATCTTGTGAAAGCCTTCTCCCAAAAATACAGGTATCATCTTGCATCATTTAGTAGTTGCCAATATGTTAATTGAATAGACATTACAGAAAACTAGAAGGGTTAATAATATACCAGCACAACTTATAGTATGGAATCATACATgtgtatatgatttatttattaagcactaaCATGTACTTAGCACTTTAAAGTGCACAGTAcaggaagggggggggcaggaggttCTGCCccatagagcttacagtctaagtagTTGTAAGGAGTGGATATACAGTTACAGCCAGATACCGAAGAAAGTAAGTAAAttcatgaaataaaacaaaaatacaataactgtATGTATGCCGTggtttacctgttttgattctTATGAGGAAAGGACAGAATGAAGGCAGTGATTCAGCTCACAGGGCACGGTCAGGTAACGTGCACTAATCACTCAACCTTGTGTACATATTTGGCAAATCACAATTTCTTTACaatgaatgttatttttaatcaaCTGCTTGTCCGATTAGATCAATGTAAACCTCTGGGCCGCCCATTCAGATCAATTAGGTTCAATTAAGGTAAACTAGTTGAAATAACGTGTCCAGATCTCCTTGACGCAACCCTGAGCCTGAAATCCAGTGCAgtcttaacaaaaaaatattataaaacattgCAAACTATCATCATATATACCTTGCAACTGTTCTACATAGATATGTGAGTAGTAGAATgtaattcatttaaataatgGTTTATAGTGGGGATAATAATGatgtaatacatt
This window of the Spea bombifrons isolate aSpeBom1 chromosome 12, aSpeBom1.2.pri, whole genome shotgun sequence genome carries:
- the MIB2 gene encoding E3 ubiquitin-protein ligase MIB2 isoform X5; translated protein: MDCDPSANMQVGMRVVRGVDWKWANQDNGEGSVGTVVEIGRQGSPTTPDKTVVVQWDHGTRTNYRAGFQGAYDLLLYDNAQIGVRHPNIICDCCKKHGIRGMRWKCKVCFDYDLCTQCYMNNKHDLAHAFERYETAHSRPVILGPRQGLQRAMLKGIFQGAKVVRGPDWEWGNQDGGEGKLGRVVDIRGWDVETGRSVASVTWADGTTNVYRVGHKGKVDLKSITEASGGHYYRDHLPKLGKPAEIQRKESSERHPFQHGDKVKCLLDVEILREMQEGHGGWNPKMAEFIGQTGTVHRITERGDVRVQYNSETRWTFHPGALTKALGQIGKVIKVFGDGDMRVSVGGQSWTFNPACLTAYQQEEDANLMTTENAKEPKSALVSILEKLLAQKSDCESPSSLVIEAAHGNAAKVREILQKHPDKVDVRNQGRTALQVAAHLGFIEVVKILLQANANIDLKDDEGDSALHYAAYGNQAAVVRVLLGKGADTELLNNTKFTALYIAVNKGFTEVVQALCVPNSSINIQDSRGDTALHCAITADFRSIIEILTEVPNIDFTVQNNQGFNLLHHAALKGNVLAVKKILERARQLVDSKKEDGFTALHLAALNNHREVVEILIKEGRCDVNLRNNRNQSPLHLAVTQGHVSLVHLLLTEDADVNAEDEDGDTPMHVVITRQHLESIELEQDGDGSALLAKLQASGLLGNVEMNAGTAMACFLAQSGADINYANHRGKSPMDLIKDGRIAHLVKAFSQKYREHLTESGSSTITCSLRRVHTTPNTVTNLSLPCAASPSECLVCSEMAVLINFFPCQHSIVCEECSRRMKKCIKCQVSITKKVRQDSTEVDSFPSLDTSDQRKIMEELQNRYRQMEERMTCPVCIDSYINLVFQCGHGSCADCSISLSTCPICRQGIKDRIQLFV
- the MIB2 gene encoding E3 ubiquitin-protein ligase MIB2 isoform X2; its protein translation is MDCDPSANMQVGMRVVRGVDWKWANQDNGEGSVGTVVEIGRQGSPTTPDKTVVVQWDHGTRTNYRAGFQGAYDLLLYDNAQIGVRHPNIICDCCKKHGIRGMRWKCKVCFDYDLCTQCYMNNKHDLAHAFERYETAHSRPVILGPRQGLQRAMLKGIFQGAKVVRGPDWEWGNQDGGEGKLGRVVDIRGWDVETGRSVASVTWADGTTNVYRVGHKGKVDLKSITEASGGHYYRDHLPKLGKPAEIQRKESSERHPFQHGDKVKCLLDVEILREMQEGHGGWNPKMAEFIGQTGTVHRITERGDVRVQYNSETRWTFHPGALTKHNSIWVGDVVRVMDCMDTVKKLQVDHGEWTDDMAPALGQIGKVIKVFGDGDMRVSVGGQSWTFNPACLTAYQQEEDANLMTTENAKEPKSALVSILEKLLAQKSDCESPSSLVIEAAHGNAAKVREILQKHPDKVDVRNQGRTALQVAAHLGFIEVVKILLQANANIDLKDDEGDSALHYAAYGNQAAVVRVLLGKGADTELLNNTKFTALYIAVNKGFTEVVQALCVPNSSINIQDSRGDTALHCAITADFRSIIEILTEVPNIDFTVQNNQGFNLLHHAALKGNVLAVKKILERARQLVDSKKEDGFTALHLAALNNHREVVEILIKEGRCDVNLRNNRNQSPLHLAVTQGHVSLVHLLLTEDADVNAEDEDGDTPMHVVITRQHLESIELEQDGDGSALLAKLQASGLLGNVEMNAGTAMACFLAQSGADINYANHRGKSPMDLIKDGRIAHLVKAFSQKYREHLTESGSSTITCSLRRVHTTPNTVTNLSLPCAASPSECLVCSEMAVLINFFPCQHSIVCEECSRRMKKCIKCQVSITKKVRQDSTEVDSFPSLDTSDQRKIMEELQNRYRQMEERMTCPVCIDSYINLVFQCGHGSCADCSISLSTCPICRQGIKDRIQLFV
- the MIB2 gene encoding E3 ubiquitin-protein ligase MIB2 isoform X3; amino-acid sequence: MDCDPSANMQVGMRVVRGVDWKWANQDNGEGSVGTVVEIGRQGSPTTPDKTVVVQWDHGTRTNYRAGFQGAYDLLLYDNAQIGVRHPNIICDCCKKHGIRGMRWKCKVCFDYDLCTQCYMNNKHDLAHAFERYETAHSRPVILGPRQGLQRAMLKGIFQGAKVVRGPDWEWGNQDGGEGKLGRVVDIRGWDVETGRSVASVTWADGTTNVYRVGHKGKVDLKSITEASGGHYYRDHLPKLGPFHLSLGKPAEIQRKESSERHPFQHGDKVKCLLDVEILREMQEGHGGWNPKMAEFIGQTGTVHRITERGDVRVQYNSETRWTFHPGALTKHNSIWVGDVVRVMDCMDTVKKLQVDHGEWTDDMAPALGQIGKVIKVFGDGDMRVSVGGQSWTFNPACLTAYQQEEDANLMTTENAKEPKKKLLAQKSDCESPSSLVIEAAHGNAAKVREILQKHPDKVDVRNQGRTALQVAAHLGFIEVVKILLQANANIDLKDDEGDSALHYAAYGNQAAVVRVLLGKGADTELLNNTKFTALYIAVNKGFTEVVQALCVPNSSINIQDSRGDTALHCAITADFRSIIEILTEVPNIDFTVQNNQGFNLLHHAALKGNVLAVKKILERARQLVDSKKEDGFTALHLAALNNHREVVEILIKEGRCDVNLRNNRNQSPLHLAVTQGHVSLVHLLLTEDADVNAEDEDGDTPMHVVITRQHLESIELEQDGDGSALLAKLQASGLLGNVEMNAGTAMACFLAQSGADINYANHRGKSPMDLIKDGRIAHLVKAFSQKYREHLTESGSSTITCSLRRVHTTPNTVTNLSLPCAASPSECLVCSEMAVLINFFPCQHSIVCEECSRRMKKCIKCQVSITKKVRQDSTEVDSFPSLDTSDQRKIMEELQNRYRQMEERMTCPVCIDSYINLVFQCGHGSCADCSISLSTCPICRQGIKDRIQLFV
- the MIB2 gene encoding E3 ubiquitin-protein ligase MIB2 isoform X1; its protein translation is MDCDPSANMQVGMRVVRGVDWKWANQDNGEGSVGTVVEIGRQGSPTTPDKTVVVQWDHGTRTNYRAGFQGAYDLLLYDNAQIGVRHPNIICDCCKKHGIRGMRWKCKVCFDYDLCTQCYMNNKHDLAHAFERYETAHSRPVILGPRQGLQRAMLKGIFQGAKVVRGPDWEWGNQDGGEGKLGRVVDIRGWDVETGRSVASVTWADGTTNVYRVGHKGKVDLKSITEASGGHYYRDHLPKLGPFHLSLGKPAEIQRKESSERHPFQHGDKVKCLLDVEILREMQEGHGGWNPKMAEFIGQTGTVHRITERGDVRVQYNSETRWTFHPGALTKHNSIWVGDVVRVMDCMDTVKKLQVDHGEWTDDMAPALGQIGKVIKVFGDGDMRVSVGGQSWTFNPACLTAYQQEEDANLMTTENAKEPKSALVSILEKLLAQKSDCESPSSLVIEAAHGNAAKVREILQKHPDKVDVRNQGRTALQVAAHLGFIEVVKILLQANANIDLKDDEGDSALHYAAYGNQAAVVRVLLGKGADTELLNNTKFTALYIAVNKGFTEVVQALCVPNSSINIQDSRGDTALHCAITADFRSIIEILTEVPNIDFTVQNNQGFNLLHHAALKGNVLAVKKILERARQLVDSKKEDGFTALHLAALNNHREVVEILIKEGRCDVNLRNNRNQSPLHLAVTQGHVSLVHLLLTEDADVNAEDEDGDTPMHVVITRQHLESIELEQDGDGSALLAKLQASGLLGNVEMNAGTAMACFLAQSGADINYANHRGKSPMDLIKDGRIAHLVKAFSQKYREHLTESGSSTITCSLRRVHTTPNTVTNLSLPCAASPSECLVCSEMAVLINFFPCQHSIVCEECSRRMKKCIKCQVSITKKVRQDSTEVDSFPSLDTSDQRKIMEELQNRYRQMEERMTCPVCIDSYINLVFQCGHGSCADCSISLSTCPICRQGIKDRIQLFV